Proteins from a single region of Macrotis lagotis isolate mMagLag1 chromosome 2, bilby.v1.9.chrom.fasta, whole genome shotgun sequence:
- the LOC141511347 gene encoding keratin, type I cytoskeletal 28-like: MSLRISTGPRRICSWAGAGSVRMPNGSTSFGNNSMCSSSIVGGGNLPGGGYGSCLGGSSGGAPSGNPIGSSFGSLSGTGFVGNEGLLSGNEKVTMQNLNDRLASYLENVRALEEANSELEQKIKGWYEKFGPGSCRGLDHDYSRYQLTIEDLKNKLISSTTSNANVVLQIDNARLAADDFRLKFENELAFHQSVEADINGLRRVLDELTLCRTDLEIQYETMNEELTYLKKNHEEEMKALQCAAGGNVNVEMNAAPGVDLTVLLNNMRAEYEDLAEQNRRDAEAWFNEKSATLQQQISDDAGATTSARSELTEMKRMVQTLEIELQSLLATKHSLECSLSETEGNYCVQLSQIQAQIGALEEQLQQVRTETEGQKLEYEQLLDTKIRLEKEIETYCRLIDGDGSSCSKTKVFGPGSPGNSTKDLSKTTLVKTVVEELDQRGKVLSTRVHSIEEKTSKISNGKTEQRAPF, translated from the exons ATGTCTCTTCGCATTTCTACTGGACCTAGACGAATCTGCTCATGGGCTGGAGCTGGGTCAGTCAGAATGCCCAATGGTAGCACTAGCTTTGGAAATAATAGCATGTGTAGCAGCTCTATTGTAGGAGGTGGAAACTTACCTGGTGGAGGTTATGGAAGTTGCTTAGGTGGAAGTTCAGGAGGAGCCCCAAGTGGGAACCCTATTGGTAGTAGCTTTGGAAGTCTTTCTGGTACTGGCTTTGTGGGGAACGAAGGCCTCCTCTCTGGCAATGAGAAGGTCACCATGCAGAACCTTAACGATCGTCTGGCTTCCTACCTGGAAAATGTGAGAGCTCTGGAGGAGGCCAATTCTGAGCTAGAGCAAAAAATTAAAGGCTGGTATGAGAAATTCGGTCCTGGATCCTGTCGTGGTCTAGACCATGATTATAGCAGATATCAGCTGACAATTGAAGATCTTAAGAATAAG CTTATCTCTTCTACCACAAGCAATGCTAATGTTGTTCTGCAGATTGACAATGCCAGGCTGGCTGCAGATGATTTCCGCCTGAA GTTTGAGAATGAGTTGGCTTTTCACCAAAGTGTTGAGGCAGATATCAATGGCCTACGCAGAGTTCTAGATGAGCTGACACTCTGCAGAACTGACTTGGAAATTCAATACGAAACTATGAATGAAGAGTTAACTTACCTCAAGAAGAACCATGAAGAG GAAATGAAAGCCCTTCAGTGTGCTGCAGGTGGGAACGTGAATGTGGAGATGAACGCAGCCCCAGGGGTGGATCTGACAGTTCTGCTCAACAACATGAGAGCCGAGTATGAAGACCTGGCTGAGCAGAACCGCAGGGATGCTGAAGCCTGGTTCAATGAAAAG AGTGCCACACTCCAGCAGCAGATCTCCGACGATGCTGGGGCCACCACCTCGGCCAGGAGTGAGCTTACCGAAATGAAGCGGATGGTCCAAACCCTAGAGATCGAGCTACAGTCCCTCCTGGCAACG AAACACTCGCTGGAATGTTCCTTGAGTGAGACAGAAGGGAACTACTGTGTGCAGCTCTCACAAATCCAAGCCCAGATCGGGGCCCTAGAGGAGCAACTGCAGCAGGTCAGGACTGAGACAGAGGGCCAGAAGCTGGAGTATGAGCAGCTGCTTGATACAAAGATTCGTCttgagaaggaaattgagacctactGTCGACTGATTGATGGGGATGGAAG ttCATGCTCCAAAACAAAAGTCTTTGGGCCAGGAAGTCCAGGAAATTCAACTAAAG ATCTTTCCAAAACCACACTAGTAAAGACTGTTGTTGAAGAGCTAGATCAGCGGGGTAAAGTCCTCTCAACCAGGGTTCACTCCATTGAAGAAAAGACTTCTAAGATAAGCAAtggaaaaacagaacaaagagCCCCTTTCTAG